The Mus musculus strain C57BL/6J chromosome 2, GRCm38.p6 C57BL/6J genome has a window encoding:
- the Olfr1252 gene encoding olfactory receptor 1252: protein MGQKNNVTEFILLGLTQDPAGQKALFVMFLLIYIVTIVGNLLIVGTVIASPSLGSPMYFFLAFLSLMDAVYSTAILPKLLTDLLCDKKTISFTACLVQLFVEHLFGGSEVFILVVMAYDRYVAICKPLHYLTIMNRQVCILLLVVSWAGGFAHALLQVISVYILPFCGPNVIDHFGCDMYPLLGLACTDTYFLGLTVVGNNGAMSIVVFVLLLVSYGIILNSLKTHSQEGRRKALSTCSSHIMVVVCFFVPCIFMYVRPVSNFPIDKYITVFYTIFTPMLNPLIYTLRNMEIKICMAKLWSKIFTKDIKRDSHH, encoded by the coding sequence ATGGGACAGAAAAACAATGTTACAGAGTTTATCCTCCTTGGTCTCACTCAGGATCCTGCTGGGCAAAAAGCATTGTTTGTCATGTTTTTACTCATCTACATTGTGACAATAGTGGGCAACCTGCTCATTGTGGGGACAGTGATTGCCAGCCCCTCCTTGGGATCCCCAATGTACTTTTTCCTTGCCTTTCTTTCACTCATGGATGCTGTTTATTCTACTGCCATCTTGCCCAAGTTGCTTACAGATTTACTTTGTGATAAGAAGACCATCTCCTTCACAGCTTGTCTGGTTCAGCTTTTTGTGGAGCACTTATTTGGTGGTTCTGAGGTCTTCATTTTGGTGGTGATGGCCTAtgatcgctatgtggccatctgtaagCCACTGCACTATTTGACCATAATGAATCGGCAGGTTTGCATTCTCTTATTGGTGGTGTCCTGGGCTGGAGGATTTGCACATGCTCTGCTTCAAGTTATCTCTGTGTATATACTTCCTTTTTGTGGACCCAATGTCATTGACCACTTTGGATGTGACATGTACCCATTGCTAGGACTTGCATGTACTGACACCTACTTCCTTGGACTCACTGTAGTTGGCAATAATGGAGCAATGTCTATAGTGGTCTTTGTCCTCCTCCTTGTCTCTTAtggaattattttaaattctcttaAGACTCACAGTCAGGAAGGGAGGCGCAAAGCCCTGTCTACCTGCAGCTCCCACATCATGGTGGTTGTCTGCTTTTTTGTTCCCTGTATTTTCATGTATGTTAGACCTGTCTCCAACTTTCCAATTGATAAATATATTACTGTGTTTTATACAATTTTTACTCCCATGTTGAACCCTTTAATATATACCTTGAGAAACATGGAGATTAAAATTTGTATGGCAAAGCTGTGGagtaaaatattcacaaaagatataaaaagagattCTCATCACTGA